One Streptomyces lincolnensis genomic region harbors:
- a CDS encoding ABC transporter permease, with protein sequence MIAQFPAPLGARFARNRLAVAGLVVVLLFFLFCFVGPLVYSTDQTHTDLTQVNLPPSGAHWLGTDAVGHDQLGRLMYGGKVSLLVGLAAGVLATVIGAVWGAVAGYAGGWVDAVMMRVVDAGIAIPALFILLVVSAITSPGTVGLIVILGLVSWLVPSRLVRAETLTLKNRDYVLTLRATGGTHGRAIRRHILPNSVSTIVVAATFQVADAILLVAYVSYLGLGVQPPATDWGGMLSAGLTAAYSGRWWLIVPPGLAIILVVCAYNAIGDGLRDAFDVKGRS encoded by the coding sequence CTGATCGCGCAGTTCCCCGCGCCCCTGGGGGCGCGCTTCGCGCGCAATCGGCTCGCTGTTGCCGGGCTGGTGGTCGTGTTGCTCTTCTTCCTGTTCTGCTTTGTCGGTCCCCTCGTCTACTCCACCGATCAGACCCATACCGATCTCACCCAGGTGAACCTGCCGCCCAGCGGGGCGCATTGGCTCGGTACCGACGCCGTCGGGCACGACCAGCTCGGGCGGCTGATGTACGGCGGGAAGGTGTCGCTGTTGGTGGGGCTCGCGGCCGGGGTGCTCGCCACCGTGATCGGGGCGGTGTGGGGTGCGGTCGCCGGGTATGCGGGCGGGTGGGTGGACGCGGTGATGATGCGGGTGGTGGACGCGGGGATCGCGATTCCGGCGCTGTTCATCCTGCTGGTCGTCTCGGCCATCACCAGTCCGGGGACGGTCGGTCTGATCGTGATCCTGGGTCTGGTGTCGTGGCTGGTGCCGTCCCGGCTGGTGCGGGCGGAGACGCTGACGCTGAAGAACCGGGACTACGTGCTGACGCTGCGGGCGACCGGCGGTACGCACGGGCGGGCGATCCGGCGGCACATCCTGCCCAACTCGGTGTCGACGATCGTCGTCGCGGCCACCTTCCAGGTCGCCGACGCGATCCTGCTCGTGGCGTACGTGTCGTATCTCGGCCTGGGTGTCCAGCCGCCGGCGACCGACTGGGGCGGCATGCTGTCGGCCGGTCTGACGGCCGCGTACTCCGGGCGCTGGTGGCTGATCGTGCCGCCGGGCCTCGCGATCATCCTCGTCGTGTGCGCGTACAACGCGATCGGCGACGGACTGCGCGACGCCTTCGACGTGAAAGGACGCTCATGA